In Myxococcus stipitatus, the following are encoded in one genomic region:
- a CDS encoding NDP-sugar synthase, whose translation MKAMVLCAGLGTRLRPLTERWPKPALPFLGQPLLRYHLAVLKAAGVTAVGINTHHLPDTMEAVAREECERARLPLHVVREPVIQGTGGGIRGLRDFLSDGDFIVYNGDILYPVDLRPVVAMHQASGAMATMVLLPMPEGETYASVEMDPTGRVRRIAGRGPGGEGLSPWHFTGVHVMSPRVFDFMSPQGAEDIFRDVFARAMEAGQVVRGVRVDGYWSDLGTPSRYLATVRDVLAGRVRLEWLGADSPLAGTVRGPGVSWAHPDAHVCGAKVEGPAYFGRGVRVADGASVGMSVSLGAGVKVGSGARLQSAAVFEQTEIASGEALTEVLAWREHRIPAPLTGR comes from the coding sequence ATGAAGGCGATGGTTCTCTGTGCGGGTCTGGGAACCCGCCTGCGTCCGTTGACGGAGCGCTGGCCCAAGCCGGCGCTCCCTTTCCTGGGGCAGCCGCTGTTGCGCTACCACCTGGCGGTGCTGAAGGCCGCGGGTGTCACGGCGGTGGGCATCAACACGCATCACCTGCCGGACACGATGGAGGCGGTGGCTCGCGAGGAGTGTGAGCGCGCCCGGCTGCCGTTGCACGTGGTGCGCGAGCCCGTCATCCAAGGCACGGGCGGCGGCATCCGCGGCCTGCGGGACTTCCTCTCCGACGGGGACTTCATCGTCTACAACGGGGACATCCTCTACCCGGTGGACCTGCGCCCGGTGGTGGCCATGCACCAGGCCTCCGGGGCCATGGCCACGATGGTGCTCCTGCCCATGCCGGAGGGGGAGACGTACGCGTCGGTGGAGATGGACCCGACGGGGCGCGTGCGGCGCATCGCGGGCCGAGGCCCGGGCGGCGAGGGGCTGTCGCCATGGCACTTCACCGGCGTCCACGTCATGTCCCCGCGTGTCTTCGACTTCATGAGTCCGCAAGGGGCCGAGGACATCTTCCGGGACGTCTTCGCACGCGCGATGGAGGCGGGGCAGGTGGTGCGCGGCGTTCGCGTGGACGGGTACTGGTCTGACTTGGGAACACCGTCGCGCTATCTGGCCACGGTGCGGGACGTGCTCGCGGGCCGGGTGCGGCTCGAGTGGTTGGGCGCGGACTCACCGCTCGCGGGCACCGTGCGCGGACCTGGCGTGTCGTGGGCGCATCCGGATGCACATGTCTGCGGCGCGAAGGTGGAGGGCCCCGCGTATTTCGGCCGCGGGGTCCGCGTCGCAGATGGCGCTTCAGTGGGGATGTCCGTGTCGCTGGGGGCCGGCGTGAAGGTGGGCTCGGGGGCCCGGCTTCAGAGCGCCGCGGTCTTCGAGCAGACCGAGATTGCCTCAGGTGAGGCGCTCACCGAGGTGCTCGCGTGGCGGGAGCACCGGATTCCCGCGCCGCTGACGGGACGTTGA
- a CDS encoding aminoglycoside phosphotransferase family protein, whose product MELEAALRDQVGQAIGRPVPTAPIKKLKGDASNRSYYRVGAPPESWVVMEMPLDAKKKSEEATKGEPPKELPFVNVHRYLQKLEVRVPHILRYDEPAGMMVLEDLSDITFESALEGGKHHEALYTRAVDLLARLRAKAEKHQDPDCLAFTRSFDEDLYDWELHHFREWGLEAWSGKQPTPAERAQLDSTFRAIAKQLAAAPRGFTHRDYQSRNIMVKEGELVVIDFQDALQGPRQYDLVALLRDSYVELERPFVEAMLDRYIATFQEASGERIDAVEFKAFFDLLTVQRKLKDAGRFEFIHRVKGNPGFLVSIPASLRYVREAFRQRPELRGLQELVAKYVPELAA is encoded by the coding sequence ATGGAACTCGAGGCCGCCCTGCGCGACCAGGTGGGACAGGCCATTGGCCGTCCCGTGCCCACGGCTCCCATCAAGAAGTTGAAGGGAGACGCGAGCAATCGCTCGTACTACCGCGTTGGCGCCCCACCCGAGAGCTGGGTGGTGATGGAGATGCCGCTCGACGCGAAGAAGAAGAGCGAGGAGGCCACCAAGGGTGAGCCGCCGAAGGAGCTGCCCTTCGTCAACGTGCACCGCTACCTCCAGAAGCTGGAGGTCCGCGTGCCGCACATCCTGCGCTACGACGAGCCCGCGGGGATGATGGTCCTGGAGGACCTGAGCGACATCACCTTCGAGTCCGCGCTGGAGGGCGGCAAGCACCACGAGGCGCTCTACACCCGCGCGGTGGACCTGCTGGCGCGCCTGCGCGCGAAGGCGGAGAAGCACCAGGACCCGGACTGCCTGGCCTTCACGCGCTCCTTCGACGAGGACCTGTACGACTGGGAGCTCCACCACTTCCGCGAGTGGGGCCTGGAGGCGTGGAGCGGCAAGCAGCCCACGCCCGCCGAGCGCGCGCAGCTGGACAGCACCTTCCGCGCCATCGCGAAGCAGCTGGCCGCCGCGCCCCGAGGCTTCACGCACCGCGACTACCAGAGCCGCAACATCATGGTGAAGGAGGGCGAGCTGGTGGTCATCGACTTCCAGGACGCGCTCCAGGGCCCGCGCCAGTACGACCTGGTGGCGCTCTTGCGGGACAGCTACGTGGAGCTGGAGCGGCCGTTCGTGGAGGCCATGCTGGACCGCTACATCGCGACGTTCCAGGAGGCGAGCGGCGAGCGCATCGACGCGGTGGAGTTCAAGGCGTTCTTCGACCTGCTCACCGTGCAGCGCAAGCTGAAGGACGCGGGCCGCTTCGAGTTCATCCACCGCGTGAAGGGCAACCCGGGCTTCCTCGTCTCCATCCCCGCGTCGCTGCGCTACGTGCGCGAGGCGTTCCGTCAGCGGCCGGAGCTGCGAGGGTTGCAGGAGCTGGTGGCGAAGTACGTCCCCGAGCTGGCCGCCTGA